The Halogeometricum rufum genome has a segment encoding these proteins:
- a CDS encoding RNA methyltransferase, whose product MARRFTPVVVVVEPETPGNVGTIARAMKNFGLSDLKLVNPPPLEPDGEAYGFAGHAREDVLPNAEEVTFEEVVSEYHTVATTAITNEDSRKHVRFPFKTPAEVRESLETVDTKTALVFGREGRGLNNDELARMDEVCSIPASDDYPVLNLGQAATVLLYELRSLTVAETQLPDVERERAEESEIERFYDNFESFVERVEHRDHKRPKTLRMMRRLVGRAHPTDREITTLTGLFRRASNRIDRFEDETRD is encoded by the coding sequence ATGGCGCGCCGATTCACCCCCGTCGTCGTCGTGGTCGAACCCGAGACGCCGGGCAACGTGGGGACCATCGCCCGCGCGATGAAGAACTTCGGGCTGTCCGACCTCAAACTCGTGAACCCGCCGCCGCTGGAACCCGACGGCGAGGCGTACGGCTTCGCCGGACACGCCCGCGAGGACGTCCTCCCGAACGCCGAGGAGGTGACGTTCGAGGAGGTGGTCTCGGAGTACCACACCGTCGCGACGACGGCCATCACGAACGAGGACAGCCGAAAGCACGTCCGCTTCCCGTTCAAGACGCCCGCCGAGGTGCGCGAGAGTCTGGAGACGGTGGACACGAAGACGGCCCTCGTCTTCGGCCGCGAGGGTCGCGGCCTCAACAACGACGAACTCGCGCGGATGGACGAGGTGTGTTCCATCCCGGCGAGCGACGACTACCCCGTGTTGAACCTCGGACAGGCCGCGACGGTGCTGCTGTACGAACTCCGGTCGCTCACCGTCGCGGAGACGCAACTCCCCGACGTGGAACGCGAACGGGCCGAGGAGTCCGAGATAGAGCGCTTCTACGACAACTTCGAGTCGTTCGTCGAGCGCGTCGAACACCGCGACCACAAGCGCCCGAAGACGCTGCGGATGATGCGCCGCCTCGTCGGCCGGGCGCATCCGACCGACCGGGAGATAACGACGCTGACCGGCCTGTTCCGCCGAGCGTCGAACCGCATCGACCGGTTCGAGGACGAGACGCGCGACTGA
- a CDS encoding HAMP domain-containing sensor histidine kinase, with the protein MTDDGRSAFHRLLPRRIRRSYAATFAFVLVGVTFCIVLVGGVTYVHAGDVLERDTQQQVVTNAEIQANQLDEWVRRMRVTLRSTAESAAFQSGDRGEIAVYLWEVVERDDDVAAAYYVDTTNHTVLSNAGSAEVSSAVSVTTGRGREAFVAAARESSGASDVVVSDPFRPTPDGAPVVLFATAVPNTDGSRAVVAVVDLVEASDRHLHHTDDGTFVVRNDAGTVVMSQDESRILTADELATETLTGARGHAATTLDGRPTEVGYAALDARPWTVTSRVPAATAYALRGDILAGLGSILAAVLVGAGLIAVTLGRDTTRSVRTLAERARRLTAGELDDPVRTDREDEFGHLFSAFEAMRQSLRARIREAETAREAAEDARREALEAKAESEAFSRHLERTAAAYGDVMASCASGDLASRLDPDDRSEAMRTVAVSFNAMMDDVQERNEQLATISHVLSHDLRNPLNVATGRANLLAEDVDSPHVGPLCDALDRIDTIIDDAVVLALHSNVEETIPVDLRARATSAWALVETEAATLTVTETTTFDADRDLLSHVFENLFRNSVEHGARRASGRSAPGDSVEHGARSDRTASGDDPPPDAGVHVRVGPLADARGFYVEDDGDGIPPADRDAVLAAGYTTNRENGGTGFGLSIVKTVADAHDWTVTVTESETGGARFEVGVEPQSERECATADAPTEV; encoded by the coding sequence ATGACTGACGACGGCCGGTCCGCGTTCCACCGCCTCCTCCCGCGCCGGATACGGCGCAGTTACGCCGCGACGTTCGCCTTCGTCCTCGTCGGCGTCACGTTCTGTATCGTGCTCGTCGGCGGGGTGACGTACGTCCACGCCGGCGACGTCCTCGAACGGGACACCCAGCAGCAGGTGGTGACGAACGCGGAGATACAGGCGAACCAACTCGACGAGTGGGTGCGGCGGATGCGCGTGACGCTTCGCTCGACGGCGGAGTCGGCCGCGTTCCAGTCGGGCGACCGGGGGGAGATAGCCGTCTACCTCTGGGAAGTCGTCGAACGCGACGACGACGTGGCCGCCGCCTACTACGTGGACACGACGAACCACACGGTGCTGTCGAACGCCGGGTCGGCCGAGGTGTCGAGCGCCGTCTCGGTCACGACGGGCCGCGGCCGCGAGGCGTTCGTCGCCGCCGCCCGCGAGTCCTCGGGCGCGTCGGACGTGGTCGTCTCCGACCCGTTCCGCCCGACGCCCGACGGAGCGCCCGTCGTCCTGTTCGCGACGGCCGTCCCCAACACCGACGGCTCCCGGGCCGTCGTCGCCGTCGTGGACCTCGTGGAGGCGTCCGACCGGCACCTGCACCACACCGACGACGGCACGTTCGTCGTCCGCAACGACGCGGGCACCGTGGTCATGTCGCAGGACGAGTCGCGGATTCTCACCGCGGACGAACTGGCGACGGAGACGCTCACCGGCGCTCGCGGCCACGCGGCCACGACGCTCGACGGGCGGCCGACGGAGGTGGGGTACGCCGCACTCGACGCCCGCCCGTGGACCGTCACGTCGCGCGTCCCGGCGGCGACGGCGTACGCGCTTCGCGGCGACATCCTCGCCGGTCTCGGCAGCATCCTCGCGGCCGTCCTCGTCGGTGCCGGCCTCATCGCCGTCACCCTCGGGCGCGACACGACACGCTCGGTCCGGACGCTCGCCGAACGCGCGCGGCGACTCACGGCGGGCGAGTTGGACGACCCGGTACGGACGGACCGCGAAGACGAGTTCGGCCACCTGTTCTCCGCGTTCGAGGCGATGCGGCAGTCGCTCAGGGCGCGCATCCGCGAGGCGGAAACCGCGCGTGAGGCCGCCGAAGACGCGCGGCGCGAAGCCCTCGAAGCGAAGGCGGAGTCCGAGGCGTTCAGCCGGCACCTCGAACGCACGGCCGCCGCGTACGGCGACGTGATGGCGTCGTGCGCGTCGGGTGACCTCGCGTCCCGCCTCGACCCCGACGACCGGAGCGAGGCGATGCGCACGGTCGCCGTCTCGTTCAACGCGATGATGGACGACGTGCAGGAACGCAACGAGCAACTGGCGACCATCTCGCACGTCCTCAGCCACGACCTGCGGAACCCGCTGAACGTCGCCACCGGCCGCGCGAACCTCCTCGCGGAGGACGTCGACTCGCCACACGTCGGACCGCTCTGCGACGCACTCGACCGCATCGACACCATCATCGACGACGCCGTGGTCCTCGCTCTGCACTCGAACGTCGAGGAGACGATACCCGTCGACCTCCGCGCGCGGGCCACGTCGGCGTGGGCGCTCGTCGAGACGGAGGCGGCGACGCTCACGGTGACCGAGACGACCACGTTCGACGCCGACCGCGACCTCCTGAGCCACGTGTTCGAGAACCTGTTTCGGAACTCGGTCGAGCACGGCGCTCGACGTGCCTCCGGTCGCTCCGCTCCCGGAGACAGCGTGGAGCACGGCGCCAGGAGCGACCGGACGGCGTCCGGCGACGACCCACCACCGGACGCCGGCGTCCACGTCCGCGTCGGACCGCTGGCAGACGCCCGCGGCTTCTACGTCGAGGACGACGGCGACGGCATCCCGCCGGCGGACAGAGACGCCGTCCTCGCGGCCGGGTACACGACGAACCGCGAGAACGGGGGGACCGGGTTCGGCCTCAGCATCGTCAAGACCGTCGCCGACGCCCACGACTGGACCGTGACCGTCACCGAGAGCGAGACGGGCGGCGCGCGCTTCGAGGTGGGCGTCGAACCGCAGTCGGAGCGCGAGTGTGCCACGGCCGACGCGCCGACGGAGGTCTGA
- a CDS encoding PstS family phosphate ABC transporter substrate-binding protein, translating into MLRSLGVCTAAVGGCLGSPRGKQTGTTDAVSSSRLSGTVRIAGSSTVYPLTLELGNRFTEAHPGVDVSLSSTGTGDGFANFFCAGRTDLNDASRAIRDDERAACAAAGVEPLRFQVATDALTVVVNEGADWVSCVTLSELASVWREGGADRWRDVRPAWPDEPIELHGPTSASGTLDYFSEAVLGDRSHRTDYAGTEQDETVVEAVRRSRYAMGYFGFAYYVRNRDAVRALATAAGGGACVRPSFESARTGRYVPLSRPLYVYVDRAALSRRVVREFVAYYLDHVTGDVVRDVGYVPLSERTARRNRERLRSAVSEVV; encoded by the coding sequence GTGCTGCGGTCGCTCGGGGTCTGTACCGCCGCCGTCGGCGGGTGCCTCGGCTCCCCGAGGGGGAAGCAGACGGGGACGACGGACGCGGTGTCGTCGTCTCGACTCTCCGGGACCGTTCGCATCGCCGGGAGCAGCACCGTCTACCCGCTGACGCTCGAACTCGGCAACCGGTTCACCGAGGCGCATCCGGGCGTCGACGTGTCGCTCTCCTCGACGGGCACGGGCGACGGCTTCGCGAACTTCTTCTGTGCCGGGCGGACCGACCTCAACGACGCGAGTCGGGCGATTCGCGACGACGAACGGGCGGCCTGCGCCGCGGCGGGCGTCGAACCGCTCCGGTTCCAGGTCGCGACGGACGCCCTGACCGTCGTCGTGAACGAGGGCGCCGACTGGGTGTCCTGCGTGACGCTGTCGGAACTGGCGAGCGTGTGGCGCGAGGGCGGCGCGGACCGGTGGCGGGACGTGCGCCCCGCGTGGCCCGACGAACCCATCGAACTCCACGGCCCGACGTCGGCGTCGGGGACGCTCGACTACTTCTCGGAGGCGGTGCTCGGCGACCGCTCGCACCGGACCGACTACGCCGGCACCGAACAGGACGAGACCGTCGTCGAGGCGGTCCGTCGGTCGCGCTACGCGATGGGTTACTTCGGCTTCGCCTACTACGTCCGCAACCGCGACGCCGTGCGCGCACTCGCCACCGCGGCGGGCGGCGGCGCGTGCGTCCGGCCGTCGTTCGAGTCCGCGCGGACCGGGCGGTACGTCCCCCTCTCCCGTCCGCTGTACGTCTACGTCGACCGGGCGGCGCTCTCTCGGCGCGTCGTTCGCGAGTTCGTCGCCTACTACCTCGACCACGTCACCGGCGACGTCGTCCGCGACGTGGGGTACGTCCCCCTCTCCGAACGGACGGCCCGGCGGAACCGCGAGCGCCTGCGAAGCGCCGTCTCCGAAGTCGTCTGA